The DNA region gattagggttaatcGTACCTGATTTCTGtactgataatgcactcatctatgttttattttcttttccctAATTTTCAgagtttgccaaccgccaaagctcagatagtcggtaaccctaaaaccttgatcttatttaattattacttgttcagacctGTTGCTCGATtgatcccgctggtttcattctccctttcccccgctggtttctttttccctttccccgttattgctttaattatgttgttaatattaattgctgtggttagtaatcctagggagtgataaccctgaaATTGAatatagaataattaattacaagataattttctgaatcgaatcatgtgattgttgcacccacgcacactttttgtggtaatccctcttgttgcctgttgcccgttgcctgttgccttgtgttttttttgcagaatagccatatccctcgaatacgaggatacctcagccatgttgcctcgattatgcaaaagttcataagaccctaatgatgctgcctttgatacaccaatatgacctcgaccctcggaagttgcctacggaaaggctgaggtatcctctggttgcctacgaaaggctattctgatccttcccttatactacctgcctctctatggcatgggacagtcttatggcgaacgataatgcgacgacccttcaacatccaaatgaaaggcttcctgccctcttatggcatggatagaccctttcaccctgaaaggctaaaagaactgattttttacattattaaggtaattgcccctaattgccttgctctggctaaaaaaaaacattttcatattctttctcataaaccttcaaaatggctacgctcatttacgagctaaattccctattcacttcttctacatttctgaatgaaaaagagcaaagcaattaagagcccatggaaaaaccatggatgcaaagggtgccttataccttccctttgcataaattaccccccgtactcagtttcttttaaaaaggtttttcctgttatTTTAGCCtaatgatatttggataaaataaaagtcggtggcgactcttgctatccgcaacatttcgatataaaagtcagttcaccgtattacaagaaGACAGAAGGtgaagttgaaaagaagaagcctaagaaggatgataagaaagaagagaaagaattaggatgataagaaagaagagaaagaagaagaaaaagaagaaagctaagaagaagaaagaagcagaaaagaaagaagaaacgaAGGTGGAGAAGAAAGTTgttgaaaaaggaaagaagacggaagaagaagagaagaagaaagaagaagaaaaggaagaagaaagaaagaagtgTTAAAAGGAAAGTAGAAGATGGTGTCTCAGAAGAAGAGGAAGTTTGTTGGAGAAGAACCtgaatggcctcccaagaagcgATATTCAGGCGTGTTtatttctgaacctggttctgtACCTGTtttactttcaaaatctaaatcaacagaAGTTCCCCCAGTTCCTAACCATAAATTCAACCACAAAAAGCCCCCTCTAAGCTAATTAATTTTTAAACCCTAATtacctaattaaaattaatctaagtctatttagttaattattggtcaataaaaaattaattaagttaactAAAAAGTTAACTCtaacaattaaaaagaaataaataaataaaaacaaaaaacaaaaataataaaaaaaacctggTGGGGGCGCCGATCCGGTGTGGATGATCTGTGAGGGTGCACCAGTGACAGCCTTCCCTGGATGCTCGGATCTGAGCTTATAGACATCCATTGACTGAGGCGCGAGGGTTTATAGTGATGAAGCACAAGCGAGATGCATGGGATCTGTGAATGCACGAAGGTAACAAAATAACTGGCATTGGTAAGGCTCGAACCCAGGTTTTCCACGTAACGATCCCTCACCTCTTGCCACTCACACTGCATGGTTAATCAATTATTATACCactcaaatataataaatatacagaataataataaaaaacaaaattcaaaGTATAAGTCAAAGTGTGGGCCCATATGTGCTACGCAGACCAATCAAACAGAGAGAGAATTTAAGAGTCGTTGACTGGCCATTCAGGAGTTGACACGGGTGGAGAGGGAATAGTGGGATTTGACCAGTCAAAAGGAAACGCACGTGTCTCTGGTGTGGGTACCTCTACTGTTCATCATCTTTTTCCCCTTTACCTGCAGAATTATCTGCGGATttttctgtaacaccccatacatacattgcctaggatatacgtatatggcattaaaatggtactcaaaaaattataaacataagcagcggaatagataatgtataGGTACgagtacaaaagcccaaactgtcatggccaaatACATAGATTCCCAACAAGTACTAATACATATCCGGAATACAAAAGATGATAGTACAAAAGATCATGAACTACAAAAGAACATAACGCCAAGAAACACCATCTCGAAGCTAAGCCATCTTACCCTTTCCACGATCTTGCCTCGAACAACCTGtaaaagaataattggaatggggtgagattactaaatctcagtgagtctccctatcttacgggttcactcagtcctacagggaacatgcaatcaaTGGATccaccgagaatccgggttacctcacggctagatacaagtacaaacaagggtaCACCATCAGTGGAAGTCCCATACTATCCAAAGAGGCATCAACAACAACCGGCTCAacgccatcacaaacaagtatgcagacccgtacccatgtacgaggaatccaggagtagaaTCTGCATGTCTACCTAGGCTGCcaaaccacaccctcggtgagttacacccgtacatcgcatcaagagacttgcacaagcacatcgcaagactAATCAGATACTCCTCCTAAATGGAATTCATCCGAGATGAGTTACAGCCGTGACCTTGCCTAATTGGCGTCCGACCCCATCATTGTCCATACGCGGATGAGTTAACGTCGAGtgcaaatacgccatcttgacaaaaCGAGCCCACTGGGtgaaagcctagtgatcttgcctacgtagcatcactagaggtgaatcggaAGTAATATTACCTAcatggcattacttctccaccataccaagcacggcGATATGTTAACATCGAGTGGGATACGCCCCGTAGGCCCTCATAAgcatatcgcaatggtagctcaggtgtgcaaaacataccgagaacgcagatgagttaacgtcgagtgggatacgccccgtaggccctcacaagcacatcgcaacggtaatgatggaactaagtccataaacaggacttaccacctagtagcttaagcttactccgattcaagcatacacacatcaccgagatcacacagcacggtataagccatcacacaggcaatcacatttgaatgttcaaccggaacaaacgaaatcaaaaataataatgccacaatataatccacacaatttgtatttcacaacatacaagcatatcCAAGGGATTTCAGTCATATCATGGTCTTATATAATTAAACACATATTAGAATGccatacaagtcataagaggccttcgattccgatacGAAATGACACTGCACTCAAATGGGAGAAATAtcaattctgcatcagactagttcgctacagcgaacttttgttcgctacagcgaactcaaataGAAGCAAACTTTCTCAATTCCAGGTTCGTTCGCTATAGCGAactcccagcgaagccccgattcgctacagcgaatgaaagttcgttccagcgaataaatcaattcagctcccaggtttattcgcaacacagttcgctacagtgaatgaaagttcgctgcaccgaactctgcaaaatcagcaaaatgcagaaacgcatttggggtccccaagccccaaatttctACATACAGCCATTGATGACCAAATAATAAGCTATAGTAAATATGCATATACTCATTATTATCAGAATGGAGGGTTAAATATGCATTTGCAGGATCATTGAACATTTATTCTCAAAAACCCTTAACCCCAAACATGTCATAAACCCAATAGAATGCCCCAaggtctctatctatgagactcaccttgAAGAATAGCAGTAGGAGTTGCGAAAATCAGAAGAAGATGTGAAGATTGTTGGATCAAGAATGCAtgcaaggttgatgatgaagttggcaatgggttctcttcttcctctctcctTGTTTCACGTTTTCCTCTTCTTCTACTCTCCAAAATTCTGTTTTGGTTCACAAAGTCAAATGAGTCTATAGCCAAACAATCCCTTAAGCCTTAGTTATTAGGTGCATAGACCAAAACACCCCTCAACTATTCCTTATTTACCATAGTGCCATTTAGTTACATCTTAACTAAATGAAATTCCTATTATTAAATCTTTTGGAATAAAAttaggatattacattctcccccccttaattagaattcgtcctcgaattcgaaaacttaccagaacagGTGAGGACACAACTCCCAGATCTCTGATTCGAGCTCCCAAGTAGCTTCGTCAGGACGCGACTCTTCCCACAACACCTTGACAAGAGGTATCTCCTTGCTTCTCAAAGACTTACTAGCATACTCCAAGATAAGACAAGGTTGCGGTTGGAAAGAAAGGTCTGGCTCTACTTCAATCGTGTCGAGTAATACAGGATGAAACGAATCTGGcacaaacttccgcaactgagacACGTGGAAAACATCATGCATCCCTGATAGTGAAAGAGGCAACGCTAACTGGTATGCAACTTCACCTATCCGTCTCATGATCTGATAAGGTCCCACGTATCTCGGGCTAAGCTTACGCGTCTTAAATGGTCCCttcaacctcaacctcggagtcaccttcaagaacacatgatctcctacaTCAAATTCCAAGGGTCTCCTTCGTTTGTCCGCATAACTCTTTTGTCGATCTTGAGCTTGTTTCATCTTATCTCggattatcttaaccttctccgtggtttcttgaattatctccggtccaagaatTCTCTTCtcaccaacttctgaccaacacaacggtgatCGACACTTCCTCCCATACAAGGCTTCGtatggagccataccgatactcgcatgataactgttgttATACGTGAATTCTATCAAAGGTAAGTTATCTTTCCAACTTCCACCAATTTCCAAGATACATGCCCTCAGCATATCCTCAATGGTCTGAATGGTCCTTTCTGTTTGTCCATCTGTCTGAGGGTGGTTAGAAGTGCTCAAATTCAGATTTGTACCCATCTCTTAATGAAAAGCTTTCCAAAATCAGGAAGTGAACTTCgggtctctatccgacacaatgctATAAGGTACACCGTGCAATCTCACAATCTCCACTACAAAAAGCCTCGCAAGGTGAGAAACCTTGTGAGTTGTCTTAACCAGTAAGAAATGCACGAACTTAGTCAAACGGTCCACTATCACCCATATCGAGTCATGGCCACCTAAGGCTCGAGGTAGTCCCACAATAAAGTCCATTGATATACTGT from Vicia villosa cultivar HV-30 ecotype Madison, WI unplaced genomic scaffold, Vvil1.0 ctg.001676F_1_1, whole genome shotgun sequence includes:
- the LOC131636244 gene encoding uncharacterized protein LOC131636244 yields the protein MKQAQDRQKSYADKRRRPLEFDVGDHVFLKVTPRLRLKGPFKTRKLSPRYVGPYQIMRRIGEVAYQLALPLSLSGMHDVFHVSQLRKFVPDSFHPVLLDTIEVEPDLSFQPQPCLILEYASKSLRSKEIPLVKVLWEESRPDEATWELESEIWELCPHLFW